The following are encoded in a window of Ruminiclostridium herbifermentans genomic DNA:
- a CDS encoding cellulase family glycosylhydrolase, protein MKRCTSLLLCFLLIFTALLPLQNANAYDASLIPNLSIQDKNIPNNDAMNFVKRLRLGWNLGNTFDAFNGTNITNDLDYEISWSGIRTTKQMIDAVKAKGFNTVRIPVSWSVHVTGSDYKINEQWMNRVQEVVNYCIDNKMYVILNTHHDCDKSRGYFPSSQYLDRSRNYITKVWAQIAARFANYDEHLIFEGMNEPRLVGHANEWWPELTNAEVRDSINCINQLNQDFVNTVRAAGGKNANRYLMVPGYVASPDGATNDYFRLPNDSANGKLIVSVHAYCPWEFCGLAMAEGGKSTWNLYDSKDQSEVTWFMDNVYNKYTSRGIPAIIGECGAVDKNNLKTRVEYMSYYVGQARARGIVCVLWDNHNFSGTGELFGFLDRRSCQFRFEEIIDGMVKYAFPPVYEPDPDPDPDPVIKYGDYNNDGYIDAIDFARFKMYLLDPAHTYEPVLDLNRDNAVDAVDFAVMKQYLLGIISTLPTK, encoded by the coding sequence ATGAAAAGATGCACATCTTTACTATTATGTTTTCTATTAATTTTTACAGCATTATTGCCACTGCAGAATGCTAATGCATACGATGCATCACTTATTCCTAATCTTTCAATTCAAGATAAGAACATTCCGAATAATGATGCAATGAACTTTGTTAAGCGTTTAAGACTTGGTTGGAATTTAGGTAACACATTTGATGCTTTTAACGGTACAAATATTACTAATGATTTGGATTATGAAATATCATGGAGTGGTATTAGAACCACTAAGCAAATGATCGATGCAGTTAAAGCAAAAGGCTTCAATACTGTACGTATTCCAGTTAGCTGGAGTGTACATGTAACTGGCTCTGACTATAAGATTAATGAACAATGGATGAATCGTGTTCAAGAAGTAGTTAATTATTGTATAGACAATAAAATGTATGTAATATTAAACACTCATCACGATTGTGATAAATCAAGAGGATATTTCCCAAGCAGTCAATATTTGGATAGATCAAGAAATTATATAACTAAAGTTTGGGCACAGATTGCTGCTAGATTTGCAAACTACGACGAACACCTTATTTTTGAAGGCATGAATGAGCCTCGTCTTGTAGGACATGCTAATGAATGGTGGCCTGAACTAACAAATGCAGAGGTTAGAGATTCTATTAATTGCATTAATCAACTCAATCAGGATTTTGTAAATACAGTACGTGCAGCAGGTGGAAAAAATGCAAACAGATATCTAATGGTTCCTGGATATGTTGCATCTCCAGATGGAGCAACAAACGATTATTTCAGATTACCAAATGATTCAGCTAATGGTAAGTTAATAGTATCTGTACATGCATATTGCCCATGGGAATTCTGTGGATTAGCAATGGCAGAAGGTGGTAAGAGTACTTGGAATTTATATGATTCAAAAGATCAAAGTGAAGTAACTTGGTTTATGGATAACGTTTACAACAAGTACACTAGCAGAGGAATTCCAGCAATAATCGGTGAATGTGGTGCAGTAGATAAGAACAATCTTAAGACAAGAGTAGAGTATATGTCATACTATGTTGGACAAGCTAGAGCACGTGGTATAGTTTGTGTATTATGGGATAACCATAACTTCTCAGGTACTGGAGAATTATTTGGTTTCTTAGATAGAAGAAGCTGTCAGTTCAGATTCGAAGAAATTATTGATGGAATGGTTAAATATGCTTTCCCACCAGTATATGAGCCTGATCCAGATCCAGACCCAGATCCAGTAATAAAATATGGTGATTATAATAATGACGGTTATATTGATGCAATAGACTTTGCTAGATTCAAGATGTATTTATTGGATCCAGCTCATACTTACGAACCAGTGTTAGACCTAAATCGTGATAATGCTGTAGATGCAGTAGACTTTGCAGTTATGAAGCAATATTTACTTGGAATTATATCTACACTTC
- a CDS encoding TfoX/Sxy family protein, whose protein sequence is MSQLSKLPNIGKILEQQLKEVGIDTIEKLRETGSKQCWLKLREIDATACINRLYALEGAIQGIRWHYLSDEIKSQLKDFYTMNTSLK, encoded by the coding sequence ATGAGTCAATTATCAAAATTACCTAACATTGGGAAAATACTAGAGCAGCAGCTAAAGGAAGTTGGCATAGATACTATTGAAAAGCTTCGTGAAACTGGGAGTAAGCAGTGCTGGTTAAAATTAAGAGAAATTGATGCTACTGCTTGCATAAACAGACTATATGCTTTAGAAGGGGCAATCCAAGGAATTAGGTGGCATTACCTTTCTGATGAAATAAAAAGTCAGCTAAAGGATTTTTATACAATGAACACCTCGTTAAAATAA
- a CDS encoding ferritin: MLNSEITKLINEQINKELYSAYLYLDMAGYYADKSLDGFENWFYIQAQEERDHAMLFRTYLLNNDEKVVLTAIAAPDSNYKDYKDPLLATLEHEKTVTASINNIYAVAYAQKDFRTMQFLDWFVKEQGEEEKNSSDLISKFELFGNDSKGLYMLNQELGARVYTAPSLVL; the protein is encoded by the coding sequence ATGTTAAATTCAGAAATTACAAAACTTATTAATGAACAGATTAACAAGGAACTTTATTCTGCTTACCTTTATCTTGATATGGCTGGGTATTATGCTGATAAAAGTCTTGATGGTTTTGAAAATTGGTTCTATATACAAGCTCAGGAGGAAAGAGATCACGCAATGTTATTTAGAACTTATCTTCTGAATAATGATGAAAAGGTAGTTTTAACGGCTATTGCAGCTCCAGATAGCAATTATAAGGACTATAAAGACCCTCTATTAGCAACTCTTGAGCATGAGAAGACTGTAACAGCTTCAATTAATAATATTTATGCAGTAGCTTATGCCCAGAAGGATTTCCGTACAATGCAATTCTTGGATTGGTTCGTTAAAGAGCAAGGTGAAGAAGAAAAAAATTCTTCTGACCTAATTAGCAAATTTGAATTGTTTGGAAACGATTCAAAAGGCTTATATATGTTAAATCAAGAACTTGGGGCTAGAGTTTATACTGCACCATCATTGGTTTTATAA